A genomic region of Christiangramia sp. OXR-203 contains the following coding sequences:
- a CDS encoding relaxase/mobilization nuclease domain-containing protein, giving the protein MIGKGKAISHTQVSMQYGWDQEKNAQVVYAQNIAGDSPKEITAEFKLTQDLNINCEKNTLSFIISPTIEDGKTLDKKALSKVCQEFMKEMRLKDRQAIGFVHLDKAHKHIHLYVNRIDFQGKAYNDSFIGKRSQVAAEKVADRMQLTTVKQVQWEKDHNLQAIRTEIKRRHDLTMRQFKPRTFQDYIKAMETNGVKVIPSINKADKLQGFRFEFDNYNLKGSEVHRSMTGGNIGKQLSGDKNIKQFINENTTLQLAGKTVQLSTGMLRTMVKEVIKKTISKTIDIGMGI; this is encoded by the coding sequence ATGATAGGTAAGGGAAAAGCCATTTCACATACCCAGGTAAGTATGCAATATGGCTGGGATCAAGAAAAAAATGCACAGGTAGTCTATGCTCAAAATATAGCGGGAGATTCTCCTAAAGAGATTACAGCAGAATTTAAACTAACACAGGATCTAAACATTAATTGTGAAAAGAATACTCTCTCCTTTATCATTAGTCCCACTATTGAAGACGGAAAAACTTTGGATAAAAAAGCGCTATCTAAAGTATGCCAGGAATTTATGAAGGAAATGCGACTTAAAGATCGTCAGGCTATTGGATTTGTTCATCTAGACAAGGCTCATAAACACATTCATTTATATGTAAATAGAATTGATTTCCAGGGCAAGGCTTATAATGATAGCTTCATTGGTAAAAGAAGTCAAGTAGCAGCAGAGAAAGTTGCCGATCGAATGCAGTTGACAACTGTAAAACAGGTACAGTGGGAAAAAGATCATAACCTACAAGCCATTAGAACGGAGATTAAAAGGAGGCATGATCTAACCATGCGCCAATTTAAACCCCGAACGTTCCAGGATTATATCAAAGCAATGGAAACTAACGGTGTGAAGGTAATTCCCAGTATCAACAAGGCTGATAAACTTCAGGGTTTTAGATTCGAATTCGATAACTATAACCTTAAAGGCAGCGAAGTACATCGTAGCATGACCGGAGGGAACATTGGCAAACAACTATCCGGGGATAAAAACATAAAACAGTTTATAAATGAAAATACTACGCTACAATTAGCAGGTAAAACGGTCCAACTTTCTACCGGCATGTTGCGGACAA
- the mbpA gene encoding mobilization protein MbpA, producing the protein MLEKYNSINQKEFGTEEIKGIPKSEKDQKELIVPATNLEDNARCVPVGTILITPDGRNNKRERFKGKSEFIKFRCSIYEKKMLRVRAKQSGLSLSEFCRRAIYEKEIKERLSDDQIEIYKTLLKFHNNFKSIGNMFRKKDPKLSGTVYKLAEEIKSHLQNLNR; encoded by the coding sequence ATGTTGGAAAAGTATAATAGCATCAATCAGAAAGAATTTGGAACTGAGGAAATTAAGGGAATTCCAAAGTCTGAAAAGGATCAGAAAGAACTTATAGTGCCTGCTACAAATTTAGAAGATAATGCAAGATGTGTGCCTGTGGGCACAATCTTGATTACTCCCGATGGTCGCAATAACAAAAGAGAGAGGTTTAAGGGCAAAAGTGAATTTATAAAATTTAGATGCTCTATCTATGAAAAGAAGATGCTGAGAGTTAGAGCAAAACAAAGCGGACTTTCGTTAAGTGAATTCTGTAGAAGGGCGATCTATGAAAAAGAGATCAAAGAAAGACTTTCTGATGATCAGATTGAGATTTATAAAACACTGTTGAAGTTTCATAACAATTTTAAATCTATCGGAAATATGTTCCGGAAAAAGGATCCGAAATTATCCGGTACCGTATATAAGTTAGCCGAGGAAATAAAAAGCCACCTTCAAAATTTAAACCGATGA
- a CDS encoding toprim domain-containing protein has protein sequence MNLKTISWSSARNICIIKTLAKLGHYPTKISEKEAWFLSPLRSETQASFNVSLNKNLWYDYGLGKGGNTIDLIISIKRCSFHDALILLSKGEFDFSFCPPMVVKTKHPKNSISVNRCLNLNHPALLNYIMSRGIPLSVAGTYCKEVWYEINCQQYFAIGLKNHLGGWELRNKYYKNSSSPKSYSSIQHSSDRLLVTEGIFDFLSLAVMKTDIVKNSDCIVLNSLAFIKDIDQLFYKYSEVLLFLDNDSAGENATRRLLEHYDNVSDNSQFYSGYSDLNEKLISHVGKV, from the coding sequence ATGAACTTAAAAACTATATCGTGGAGTAGCGCCCGTAATATTTGTATCATAAAAACACTCGCGAAATTAGGGCACTACCCCACCAAAATATCGGAAAAAGAAGCTTGGTTTCTGAGTCCCCTTCGGTCAGAAACGCAAGCCTCTTTCAATGTTTCTTTAAATAAAAATCTTTGGTACGATTACGGACTAGGAAAGGGTGGTAACACGATTGACCTTATAATAAGCATCAAGAGGTGTTCGTTTCATGATGCCCTTATCTTATTGTCCAAGGGTGAATTTGACTTTTCTTTTTGCCCGCCAATGGTTGTAAAAACGAAGCATCCAAAAAATAGTATATCTGTCAATCGTTGCCTCAACCTAAATCACCCAGCCTTGCTTAATTATATTATGTCAAGGGGTATTCCATTAAGTGTTGCAGGAACCTATTGCAAGGAAGTTTGGTATGAGATTAATTGCCAGCAATATTTCGCTATAGGACTGAAAAATCATTTAGGTGGATGGGAACTCAGAAACAAGTATTACAAAAATTCCTCTTCTCCAAAATCATATAGTTCTATCCAACATTCTTCAGATCGATTATTAGTTACAGAAGGGATTTTTGATTTTCTATCTCTGGCCGTTATGAAGACAGATATCGTAAAAAATTCTGATTGTATTGTACTTAATTCATTGGCTTTTATCAAAGACATCGACCAATTATTCTACAAATATTCGGAAGTATTGTTATTCCTGGATAATGATTCAGCAGGAGAAAATGCAACAAGAAGACTCTTAGAACATTATGATAACGTTTCTGATAACAGTCAATTTTACTCCGGCTATTCCGATCTAAACGAAAAATTAATAAGCCATGTTGGAAAAGTATAA
- a CDS encoding VapE domain-containing protein: MKMAISHDKIYGVKEHKKKTIYDTINDYVLVKYDIRFDELGHEFQISLKDQNQWEILETNSFLIELAQSNIEVNPAKLEIYLKSHFISKFNPISEYFKSLPNWNGEDHIKDLASYLPIKEPVLFLYHLKKWLVRSVKCALQEDYFNKQCLVLVHPHQNSGKSTWCRFLSPPTLSKYFAEDMNTDKDARIQLTRNFLINLDELSILAKKEINALKAYFSKTMINERLPYEKRNTTLYRTCSFIGSTNRATFLNDETGSVRWLCFELDGKIDFRYSSKVDINKVWSQAYHLAYIDENFYPELTIKDIAENEERNKTYKECSMEEELLCKYYTQSNDTADFKTASDLVIKLNSINPRLNMYSMGRALKALGYERIKSTKGRVYGYLIKPLFENSPLERL, translated from the coding sequence ATGAAAATGGCTATATCCCATGATAAAATATACGGAGTAAAGGAGCATAAGAAGAAAACTATATACGACACCATTAATGATTATGTGCTAGTCAAATATGACATTCGATTTGATGAATTAGGACATGAATTCCAGATTTCTCTTAAAGATCAGAACCAATGGGAGATCCTTGAGACGAATTCCTTTCTAATAGAACTGGCGCAATCAAATATTGAAGTGAATCCTGCAAAGCTTGAAATCTATCTAAAATCTCATTTTATATCCAAATTCAATCCGATTTCGGAATATTTCAAATCATTGCCTAATTGGAATGGTGAGGATCATATCAAAGATTTAGCATCATATCTCCCTATAAAAGAACCTGTACTGTTCCTCTATCATTTAAAAAAATGGCTTGTGCGTTCCGTGAAATGCGCCTTGCAGGAGGATTATTTTAATAAGCAATGCTTGGTTCTGGTACATCCCCACCAAAATTCTGGAAAATCAACTTGGTGTAGATTTTTAAGCCCACCAACTCTATCTAAATACTTTGCAGAAGATATGAATACTGATAAAGATGCTAGAATTCAATTAACTAGAAACTTTCTGATCAATCTTGATGAGTTATCAATTCTAGCAAAAAAAGAAATAAATGCCTTAAAGGCTTATTTCTCAAAAACTATGATTAATGAAAGACTTCCCTATGAAAAAAGAAATACTACGTTGTACCGTACATGTAGTTTTATAGGTTCCACTAACCGTGCAACATTCCTAAATGATGAAACTGGATCGGTGAGATGGCTCTGTTTTGAATTGGATGGTAAAATAGATTTTCGTTACTCCAGTAAGGTTGATATTAATAAGGTCTGGTCTCAGGCGTATCATCTAGCTTATATAGATGAAAACTTTTATCCTGAGTTGACTATAAAGGATATTGCTGAAAATGAAGAAAGAAATAAAACATACAAGGAATGCAGTATGGAGGAAGAACTACTATGTAAATACTATACACAAAGTAACGATACGGCAGATTTTAAAACTGCTTCAGATCTAGTTATAAAATTGAACAGTATTAATCCCAGACTAAATATGTATAGTATGGGTCGTGCATTAAAAGCACTGGGCTACGAAAGAATTAAATCCACGAAAGGAAGAGTTTACGGTTACCTTATAAAACCTCTGTTTGAGAACTCCCCTTTAGAGAGATTATAA
- a CDS encoding helix-turn-helix domain-containing protein, with translation MEILKILEQLDRIERLVRTHKNVLNFEEASDYTGISQSYLYKLTAKGEIPFSKPRGKMIFFSKEKLDDWLLSNQRKSIDEIKTEAVNYAFRNKKRF, from the coding sequence ATGGAAATACTAAAAATCTTAGAACAACTGGATCGCATTGAAAGACTAGTACGTACCCACAAAAATGTTCTCAACTTTGAAGAAGCTTCCGATTATACCGGGATCTCACAGAGCTATTTATATAAGCTAACCGCCAAAGGTGAGATCCCTTTTTCTAAGCCCAGGGGTAAAATGATTTTCTTCTCAAAAGAGAAACTTGATGACTGGTTACTATCAAATCAAAGAAAATCCATAGATGAAATAAAAACAGAGGCAGTTAACTATGCCTTTAGAAATAAAAAAAGGTTCTAA
- a CDS encoding helix-turn-helix transcriptional regulator: MNSKKALILPKYQKIFDGIGENIKLARKRRKLTAEQVAERAGVHRATLYRVEKGDPSVAMGIYFNVLKVLNLEKDFVNIANDDKLGRKLQDLDLL; this comes from the coding sequence ATGAATTCTAAGAAAGCATTAATCCTTCCTAAATATCAAAAAATATTTGATGGAATAGGAGAGAATATTAAACTTGCTCGCAAACGAAGAAAATTAACTGCGGAGCAGGTCGCTGAAAGGGCGGGTGTGCATCGTGCTACCCTCTATCGAGTAGAAAAGGGAGATCCTTCAGTTGCAATGGGAATCTATTTCAATGTGCTCAAAGTATTAAATCTTGAAAAGGATTTTGTTAACATTGCAAATGATGATAAACTTGGTCGTAAACTTCAGGACTTGGATTTGCTCTAA
- a CDS encoding HipA domain-containing protein, with protein MAEGKIDIYVYADWKGLEAPTEIGVLSAQFAKAKKAFSFKYNKNWLKRNSYQFLDPDINFFSGPQYPSDKENFGVFLDSMPDTWGKTLMKRRAAQEARSRNEKVPKLYEIDYLLGVYDESRMGALRFKTDREGPFLDNDTMNPTPPWSSLGDLQEAVYHLESDSENDAIRQWLAVLIAPGSSLGGARPKANVLGKNGDLWIAKFPSKMDTIDKGAWEFLIYRLALDCGIEMAESKIEKISGPYHTFLTKRFDRQEGERIHFSSAMTMTGNTEESLKTASPSYLDIVDVIENYGINVEENLHKLWRRLIFNIAVSNTDDHLRNHGFILHEKGWELSPAYDINPSVDKDGLALNIDTDDNALDFDLAISVGEYFRLSQDEMDQIIEEILSIVSNWKSLAQQIGIANKEQLIMEPAFKAEF; from the coding sequence ATGGCGGAAGGAAAAATCGATATATACGTTTATGCTGACTGGAAAGGATTAGAAGCTCCCACCGAGATCGGAGTACTTTCAGCACAATTTGCTAAAGCCAAAAAAGCATTCAGCTTTAAGTATAATAAAAATTGGTTGAAGCGCAATTCTTATCAATTCCTCGACCCTGACATTAATTTTTTTTCAGGGCCACAATACCCGTCAGATAAAGAAAATTTCGGAGTTTTCCTGGACAGTATGCCCGATACATGGGGAAAGACATTGATGAAGAGAAGGGCTGCACAGGAGGCCAGATCAAGAAATGAAAAAGTCCCCAAACTCTATGAAATTGATTATTTATTAGGTGTATATGATGAAAGTAGAATGGGAGCTTTACGATTCAAGACTGATCGCGAGGGACCATTTTTAGATAATGATACTATGAATCCAACTCCACCATGGTCATCTCTAGGCGATTTGCAGGAGGCGGTATATCACCTTGAAAGTGATTCTGAAAATGATGCGATTAGACAATGGCTTGCCGTTCTGATTGCTCCGGGATCTTCTCTGGGAGGTGCCAGGCCAAAGGCTAATGTATTAGGAAAAAATGGAGATCTCTGGATTGCAAAATTTCCTTCTAAAATGGATACAATTGACAAGGGTGCATGGGAATTCCTAATATATAGGTTAGCTCTTGATTGTGGGATAGAAATGGCGGAATCAAAAATTGAAAAAATTTCAGGGCCTTATCATACATTTTTGACGAAAAGGTTCGATCGTCAAGAAGGGGAAAGAATTCATTTTTCTTCAGCAATGACAATGACCGGTAATACCGAAGAATCTTTAAAAACTGCTAGTCCAAGTTACCTTGATATTGTGGATGTAATAGAAAATTATGGTATCAATGTGGAGGAGAATTTACATAAATTATGGCGTCGTTTAATTTTTAATATTGCTGTATCGAATACTGATGATCATTTAAGAAATCATGGTTTTATACTACATGAAAAGGGATGGGAATTATCTCCGGCATATGATATAAATCCTTCTGTGGATAAAGATGGACTTGCATTAAATATTGATACAGATGATAATGCCCTGGATTTCGACCTTGCAATAAGTGTTGGAGAATATTTTCGATTAAGTCAGGATGAAATGGATCAAATAATAGAGGAAATTTTATCTATAGTAAGTAATTGGAAATCTTTGGCTCAACAGATAGGAATTGCTAATAAGGAACAATTAATTATGGAACCGGCTTTCAAAGCTGAGTTCTAA
- a CDS encoding site-specific integrase, giving the protein MKIKLKKKKLASGKHSLYIEYYKGNTRDEKGKQTHNREFEYLKEYLYINPQNAFERKQNDETLLRAEQILSIRRAEYAQGKYGIKDRSKDKLLFLTYYDKLKEERYESKGNYDNWDAAQNHIEDYCKKRNITFEDIDEEFVLGFKKHLNKTARTKSSTPLSQNSKYTYYNKFKAALRNAFDDGYTSRNFATTVKGFAQGETSREYLTHEELQELATARCKHQVLKNAFLFSCLTGLRWSDINKLNWAEVRDEDEGSRLIFTQKKTKGQEYQYLSDQARNLLGKRKSGNDRVFQGLKYGAHFNAEILRWCMRAGITKHITFHSARHTHAVLLLENGADIYTVSKVLGHKEIRTTQVYAKIVDKKKKEAAYLIPELHINYEF; this is encoded by the coding sequence ATGAAAATCAAGCTAAAAAAGAAAAAACTGGCTTCAGGAAAACATAGTCTTTATATCGAATATTATAAAGGCAATACCAGAGATGAAAAGGGGAAGCAGACTCATAATAGAGAGTTTGAATATTTGAAAGAATACCTCTATATCAATCCTCAAAATGCATTTGAAAGAAAACAAAACGATGAAACGCTTTTACGAGCTGAACAGATTCTTTCCATCCGCCGAGCTGAATACGCACAGGGTAAATATGGCATTAAGGATAGATCAAAGGACAAATTGCTGTTCCTAACTTATTACGATAAATTAAAGGAAGAACGCTATGAGAGCAAAGGTAATTATGACAACTGGGACGCAGCGCAGAACCATATTGAAGATTACTGCAAAAAAAGGAATATAACCTTTGAGGACATAGATGAGGAATTTGTTTTGGGATTCAAAAAGCATTTAAACAAAACTGCTAGAACTAAATCTAGTACTCCCCTATCTCAAAATTCAAAATATACATATTATAACAAATTCAAGGCTGCCTTGCGAAATGCATTCGATGATGGTTATACTAGCAGGAACTTTGCGACAACAGTAAAAGGTTTTGCACAGGGAGAAACCTCAAGAGAATATTTAACACATGAAGAATTACAGGAACTTGCTACAGCAAGGTGCAAGCACCAAGTTTTAAAGAATGCATTTTTATTTAGTTGCTTAACCGGATTAAGATGGAGCGATATTAATAAATTAAACTGGGCCGAAGTTAGAGATGAAGATGAAGGTTCCCGACTCATCTTTACGCAAAAGAAAACTAAAGGCCAGGAATACCAGTATCTTTCAGATCAGGCTAGGAACTTGTTAGGTAAAAGGAAGAGTGGAAATGATAGGGTTTTCCAAGGTTTAAAATATGGGGCTCATTTTAATGCTGAAATTCTTAGATGGTGTATGCGAGCAGGTATCACTAAGCATATTACTTTTCATAGTGCAAGACATACTCATGCAGTACTCCTACTTGAAAATGGAGCAGATATTTATACGGTTTCAAAGGTACTTGGCCATAAAGAAATCAGAACCACTCAGGTTTATGCGAAGATTGTAGATAAAAAGAAAAAAGAAGCAGCCTATCTAATACCAGAGCTTCATATAAATTATGAATTTTAA
- the mnmE gene encoding tRNA uridine-5-carboxymethylaminomethyl(34) synthesis GTPase MnmE has translation MKLNDTIVALATPSGAGAIAVIRVSGPDAINIVTPLFKAKSRKELSSQPTHTIHLGNVVDGERTIDEVLVSVFRAPKSYTGEETVELSCHGSPYIQQEIIQLLIRKGCRSAEAGEFTLRAFLNAKMDLSQAEAVADLINSENAASHQMAMQQMRGGFSNEIQKLREELLNFASLIELELDFAEEDVEFANRDQFKSLVAKIQTVLKRLIDSFATGNVLKNGIPVAIVGEPNVGKSTLLNALLNEERAIVSDIAGTTRDTIEDELSIGGVGFRFIDTAGIRETQDVVESIGIKKTFEKIGQAQVVVYLVDSSRIENDEERLKQVLIEIEKIKNKFPQKPIVIIANKTDRLTSEELDHLKTHLGFISNTSFQPLSAKTGTGVEELKERLLEFVNTGALRNSDTIVTNSRHYAALLKALEEINKVEDGLNADLSGDLLAIDIRQALHHFGEITGEITNDDLLGNIFANFCIGK, from the coding sequence ATGAAATTGAATGATACTATTGTTGCTCTTGCAACACCATCAGGAGCCGGTGCCATTGCTGTAATTAGAGTTTCCGGCCCCGATGCCATTAATATAGTTACCCCATTATTCAAAGCAAAAAGTAGGAAGGAGCTCTCATCGCAGCCTACTCATACCATTCATCTTGGAAATGTGGTAGATGGAGAGCGAACAATCGATGAAGTGTTAGTTTCGGTTTTTCGCGCTCCGAAATCCTATACCGGTGAGGAAACCGTGGAACTATCCTGTCATGGGAGTCCCTATATTCAGCAAGAAATCATTCAATTATTAATTAGAAAAGGCTGCCGTTCTGCGGAAGCTGGAGAATTTACCTTACGCGCGTTCTTAAATGCAAAAATGGATCTTAGCCAGGCAGAGGCTGTTGCTGATCTTATTAATTCTGAAAATGCCGCTTCTCACCAGATGGCCATGCAGCAAATGCGAGGTGGATTCTCTAATGAGATCCAGAAGTTACGTGAAGAATTGCTGAATTTCGCATCTCTTATTGAACTTGAACTTGATTTTGCTGAAGAAGACGTAGAATTTGCAAACAGAGATCAATTTAAATCCCTTGTTGCGAAGATACAGACCGTTCTTAAAAGATTGATTGATTCTTTTGCAACAGGAAACGTCCTTAAAAACGGAATTCCAGTTGCCATCGTAGGCGAACCAAATGTTGGTAAATCTACTTTGCTTAACGCCCTTCTAAACGAAGAAAGAGCCATCGTTTCAGATATTGCAGGGACAACTCGTGATACGATAGAAGATGAACTAAGTATTGGCGGGGTGGGATTCAGGTTTATAGATACTGCCGGGATCAGAGAGACCCAGGATGTGGTGGAAAGTATTGGGATCAAGAAAACATTTGAAAAAATTGGTCAGGCTCAGGTTGTGGTCTACCTGGTCGATAGTTCCCGCATAGAAAATGATGAAGAAAGGTTAAAGCAGGTTTTGATTGAAATTGAAAAGATCAAGAACAAATTCCCTCAGAAACCAATCGTCATTATTGCTAATAAAACTGATCGACTGACTTCCGAAGAACTTGATCATCTAAAGACTCATTTAGGATTTATTTCGAATACAAGTTTCCAGCCTTTATCCGCCAAAACAGGGACTGGTGTAGAAGAATTAAAAGAAAGATTACTGGAATTTGTAAATACCGGGGCACTTAGAAATAGTGATACTATTGTAACCAATAGTAGACATTACGCTGCGTTATTAAAAGCACTTGAAGAGATCAATAAAGTAGAAGATGGTTTAAATGCTGACCTTTCCGGAGATCTTTTAGCTATTGATATAAGACAGGCCTTACATCATTTTGGTGAGATCACTGGTGAAATTACTAACGATGATTTGCTGGGTAATATATTTGCTAATTTCTGTATTGGAAAATAA
- a CDS encoding DUF4870 domain-containing protein: MREDNQLLVITHLSQLLDLVTGIGGFIVPLIIWTTQKDKVAGMDMHGKMIINFQISIFIYSIICIPLIIFLGLGIILLILVGLLALVLPILNAIKVSNGEMPYYPLTIQFLK, from the coding sequence ATGAGAGAAGACAATCAATTACTGGTCATCACACATCTAAGTCAGTTACTTGACCTGGTGACCGGCATAGGAGGATTTATTGTTCCGCTAATTATATGGACCACCCAAAAGGATAAAGTGGCGGGGATGGATATGCATGGCAAAATGATCATCAATTTCCAGATCAGCATTTTTATTTATAGCATTATCTGTATTCCATTAATCATTTTTCTAGGTCTGGGAATCATCTTACTAATTCTTGTTGGTTTGCTAGCACTAGTTCTACCTATTCTGAATGCGATTAAAGTAAGCAATGGAGAAATGCCATATTATCCTCTTACCATACAGTTTTTAAAATAG
- the dnaN gene encoding DNA polymerase III subunit beta has translation MKFIVSSNYLLKQLQILGGVINNSNTLPILDNFLFDLQNDELTVSASDLETTMSAKLKVESDSEGKIAVPAKLLLDTLKTFPEQPLTFVVEDNNTIELSSNHGKYALAYADGEEFPNPVALDEPSSTIVEADILSSAISKTIFASGNDDLRPVMSGVFFQFKEDGLTFVATDAHKLVKYSREDIQANEAAEFIMPKKPLNLLKGILAGSESEVLIEYNDSNAKFTFDDTQLICRLIDGKYPNYEAVIPKENPNKLTIERNQFLSSVRRVSIFSNKTTHQVRLKIAGAELNISAEDVDYSNKAEERLTCDYQGDDMQIGFNSRFLIEMLGNLTADEVMLEMSLPNRAGILTPVDGLDPGEKITMLVMPVMLNS, from the coding sequence ATGAAATTTATTGTATCCAGCAATTACCTGCTGAAACAGCTACAAATACTTGGAGGGGTAATCAATAATAGCAATACGCTACCAATTTTAGATAATTTTCTTTTTGACCTTCAGAATGACGAATTGACTGTATCTGCTTCAGATCTTGAGACTACCATGTCTGCAAAGCTTAAAGTAGAGTCAGATTCAGAAGGAAAGATCGCAGTTCCTGCAAAACTTCTTCTGGATACCTTGAAGACTTTTCCGGAGCAGCCTCTAACTTTTGTAGTTGAAGACAATAACACAATAGAATTGAGTTCGAACCATGGTAAATATGCACTTGCATATGCCGATGGTGAGGAGTTCCCGAATCCGGTTGCATTGGATGAACCTAGCAGTACGATCGTGGAAGCCGATATTCTTTCTTCAGCAATTAGCAAAACAATATTTGCTTCAGGAAATGACGATCTCAGACCAGTAATGAGTGGTGTCTTTTTCCAGTTTAAGGAAGACGGATTAACTTTTGTAGCGACAGATGCTCATAAGCTTGTGAAATATTCACGTGAAGACATTCAGGCGAATGAAGCAGCAGAATTTATTATGCCGAAGAAACCTTTGAATCTTTTAAAAGGAATCCTGGCAGGAAGTGAATCTGAAGTTTTGATCGAGTACAATGATTCGAACGCTAAATTTACTTTCGATGATACTCAGTTAATCTGTAGATTGATCGACGGAAAATATCCTAACTACGAAGCGGTAATTCCTAAAGAGAACCCAAACAAACTTACTATAGAGAGAAATCAATTCCTGAGTTCTGTAAGAAGGGTTTCGATTTTCTCTAATAAAACCACGCACCAGGTAAGACTTAAGATCGCGGGGGCTGAATTAAATATTTCAGCTGAGGATGTGGATTACAGCAATAAAGCTGAAGAACGTTTGACCTGTGATTACCAGGGTGACGATATGCAAATTGGTTTTAACTCACGCTTCCTTATCGAGATGTTAGGAAATCTTACAGCAGACGAGGTGATGCTTGAAATGAGCTTACCAAACAGAGCTGGAATTCTAACTCCTGTAGATGGGCTTGACCCTGGAGAAAAAATTACCATGCTGGTTATGCCGGTAATGCTTAATAGCTAA